One part of the Pseudomonas leptonychotis genome encodes these proteins:
- a CDS encoding calcium-binding protein — MSTPEKSGSKFLLSNTEGKQGHPELALLTGGRFIAVWALEVQGSESGEVWAQLFNSDGSKVGADFFVSSMGALRGDPVVTALAGGGFVVAWGGIDQGMDGNNSAEVRAQLFNSDGGKLNSEFLVNTTTESWQHSPALCALPDGRFVAAWADGSESQDDSSGSAVRAQVFEANGSKSGGEFLVNTVTANSQYAPSVSALADGIFVVTYAADLNAKNLSSEVRAQVFNGGAGKVGEEIVVNTTVNDFGSYSEVAVLADGRFVVAYNNNHEVRAQIFNADGSRSASEFLVNSTTDGWQHNPTVTALADGRFVIAWEDAPLAGSGGFKTIRCQMFSPNGNKDGEDFSVITWPEGFPDSPQLVTLADGRFLVSWSSYKGVQGQIYDPGQVAVTLLGTEHDDVLIGTSLDDTLTGNAGNDHLVGLAGDDRLIGGEGTDSLDGGTGDDFMAGGAGDDLYTVDSTGDVVVEEFNAGIDTVKSSVDFFLGANIENLTLTGNTAVIGGGNERDNIIRGNSADNVLFGGDGNDRLYGGDGNDELHDGSGDDYLNGGLGADRLFGGEGNDRLSGGEGDDYLFDFEGNNNLQGGAGNDGLHAGEGNDRLSGGNGNDHLDGGEGDDRLYGNAGDDELLGQAGNDYLNGGDGNDILNGGEGDDRLEGGAGDDHLMGMAGNDRLSGGEGNDHLFDFEGNNHLQGGAGNDRLHAGEGNDSLDGGTGDDFMVGGAGDDLYTVDSFGDVAVEEFDGGIDTVKSSVDFFLGTNIENLVLTGSTAVMGGGNELDNSIRGNSADNVLFSGDGNDSLEGGAGDDRLFGGEGNDRLSGGNGNDRLDGGEGDDRLYGNAGDDELLGQAGNDYLNGGDGNDMLEGGEGDDTLEGGAGDDHLMGMAGNDRLSGGEGDDHLFDFEGNNNLQGGAGNDRLHAGEGNDSLNGGTGDDFMAGGAGDDLYTVDSTGDVVVEEFNAGIDTVKSSVDFFLGTNIENLILTGSTAVMGGGNELDNNIRGNSADNVLFSGDGNDRLYGGAGNDVLDGGAGNDSLDGGAGSDTYRFGVGSGQDRITNNDSSPDSLDTLLFSDGISMVQLWFRKSGSSLEVSIIGTGDKASISSWYSGSNFHLDQFKTADGRTLLDGQVQNLVDAMASFGVPPGGEGNLTADQRDQLNMVIAANWQ; from the coding sequence ATGTCTACGCCGGAAAAATCAGGAAGTAAATTTCTTTTAAGTAATACTGAGGGAAAACAAGGCCATCCAGAGTTAGCCTTATTGACAGGTGGTCGATTTATTGCTGTATGGGCTCTTGAAGTTCAGGGCTCCGAGAGTGGCGAAGTTTGGGCGCAGCTGTTTAATTCAGACGGTAGTAAGGTGGGCGCAGATTTTTTCGTCAGCAGCATGGGCGCTTTGCGTGGTGATCCTGTGGTGACGGCATTAGCTGGTGGGGGCTTTGTCGTCGCTTGGGGAGGTATTGATCAAGGCATGGATGGCAATAACAGTGCTGAAGTAAGGGCTCAGCTATTCAACTCGGATGGGGGTAAATTAAATAGTGAGTTTTTGGTTAATACAACAACAGAAAGTTGGCAGCATAGTCCTGCCTTATGTGCTTTGCCGGATGGGAGGTTTGTCGCAGCGTGGGCCGATGGTAGCGAAAGTCAGGACGATAGCAGTGGTTCGGCTGTGCGTGCGCAAGTATTTGAGGCGAATGGTAGCAAGTCGGGGGGCGAGTTCCTGGTAAATACTGTTACAGCTAATTCGCAATATGCGCCCTCGGTGAGTGCGCTGGCTGACGGAATTTTTGTTGTTACATATGCGGCGGACTTGAATGCTAAGAATTTAAGTAGCGAAGTCCGAGCGCAAGTATTTAATGGCGGTGCTGGAAAAGTGGGGGAGGAGATTGTAGTTAATACTACAGTGAACGATTTTGGCTCCTACTCGGAAGTCGCTGTGCTGGCTGATGGGCGATTTGTGGTTGCCTACAACAATAACCATGAGGTGCGTGCGCAGATATTCAATGCGGATGGCAGTAGGTCTGCCTCAGAGTTTTTAGTGAACTCCACTACTGATGGTTGGCAACATAATCCTACGGTGACTGCCTTGGCTGATGGGCGCTTTGTTATCGCTTGGGAGGATGCTCCACTCGCGGGCAGCGGTGGCTTTAAAACTATTCGATGTCAGATGTTCAGTCCCAATGGCAATAAGGATGGCGAGGATTTTTCTGTAATAACCTGGCCTGAGGGTTTTCCCGACAGTCCGCAATTGGTTACGTTGGCCGATGGTCGTTTTCTTGTGTCCTGGTCAAGTTACAAAGGGGTTCAGGGGCAAATATATGATCCAGGTCAGGTCGCTGTCACATTGCTGGGTACGGAGCATGATGATGTTCTGATTGGCACCTCCCTAGACGACACTCTTACAGGTAATGCAGGCAATGATCATCTAGTTGGATTAGCAGGAGATGATCGATTAATCGGTGGCGAAGGCACCGACAGCTTGGATGGCGGCACGGGCGATGATTTTATGGCCGGTGGTGCGGGTGATGACCTGTATACGGTCGATTCAACTGGGGATGTGGTGGTCGAGGAGTTTAATGCGGGTATTGATACAGTTAAGTCGAGCGTGGATTTCTTCCTGGGTGCCAATATCGAGAACCTGACCCTGACCGGCAACACCGCAGTGATTGGGGGCGGCAACGAACGGGACAACATCATCCGTGGTAACAGCGCAGATAACGTCCTGTTCGGTGGTGACGGTAATGACCGGCTCTATGGCGGTGATGGTAACGACGAATTGCATGACGGCAGCGGTGACGACTATTTGAACGGTGGATTGGGCGCTGATCGGCTGTTTGGTGGTGAAGGTAATGACCGTCTTTCGGGCGGTGAAGGTGATGACTATCTGTTTGATTTCGAAGGCAATAACAATCTGCAGGGCGGAGCTGGCAATGACGGTCTCCATGCCGGCGAAGGCAATGATCGCCTAAGTGGCGGCAATGGCAATGATCACCTTGATGGCGGCGAGGGCGATGATCGTCTCTACGGCAACGCAGGTGATGATGAATTGCTTGGCCAGGCCGGAAATGACTACCTGAACGGTGGCGACGGCAATGACATACTGAATGGCGGAGAGGGTGACGACAGGCTCGAAGGCGGCGCCGGTGATGATCATTTGATGGGAATGGCGGGCAATGACCGTCTTTCGGGCGGTGAAGGTAATGACCATCTGTTTGATTTCGAGGGCAATAACCATCTGCAGGGTGGCGCTGGCAATGACCGTCTGCATGCCGGCGAAGGCAACGACAGCTTGGATGGCGGCACGGGCGATGACTTTATGGTCGGTGGTGCGGGTGATGACCTGTATACGGTCGACTCGTTTGGTGATGTAGCGGTCGAAGAGTTTGACGGTGGCATCGATACGGTTAAGTCGAGCGTGGATTTCTTCCTGGGTACCAATATCGAGAACCTGGTCCTGACCGGCAGCACCGCCGTGATGGGGGGCGGCAACGAGCTGGACAACAGCATCCGTGGCAACAGCGCTGATAACGTCCTGTTCAGTGGTGACGGCAATGACAGCCTAGAGGGTGGCGCGGGAGATGACCGACTGTTTGGTGGTGAAGGCAATGATCGTCTAAGTGGCGGCAATGGCAATGATCGCCTTGATGGCGGCGAGGGTGATGATCGTCTCTACGGCAACGCAGGTGATGATGAATTGCTTGGCCAGGCCGGAAATGACTATCTGAACGGCGGCGACGGCAATGACATGCTGGAGGGCGGAGAGGGTGACGACACACTCGAAGGCGGCGCCGGTGATGACCATCTGATGGGAATGGCGGGCAATGACCGTCTCTCGGGCGGTGAAGGTGATGACCATCTGTTTGATTTCGAGGGTAATAACAATCTGCAGGGTGGCGCTGGTAATGATCGTCTGCATGCCGGCGAAGGTAACGACAGCCTGAATGGCGGCACGGGCGATGACTTTATGGCCGGTGGTGCGGGTGATGACCTGTATACGGTCGATTCGACTGGGGATGTGGTGGTCGAGGAGTTTAATGCGGGTATTGATACGGTTAAGTCGAGCGTAGATTTCTTCCTGGGTACCAATATCGAGAACCTGATCCTGACCGGCAGCACCGCAGTGATGGGGGGCGGCAACGAGCTGGACAACAACATCCGTGGCAACAGCGCTGATAACGTCCTGTTCAGTGGTGACGGCAATGACCGGCTCTATGGCGGGGCCGGTAATGATGTTCTGGACGGCGGTGCCGGCAACGACAGCCTTGATGGTGGGGCGGGTTCCGATACTTATAGGTTTGGTGTTGGGTCGGGGCAGGACCGCATTACCAACAACGACAGTTCCCCCGATAGCCTAGATACCTTACTTTTTAGCGATGGCATATCGATGGTACAGCTGTGGTTTAGAAAGAGCGGTTCTAGTCTGGAAGTCAGCATCATAGGTACCGGCGACAAGGCGAGCATCAGTAGTTGGTACTCCGGTAGCAATTTCCATCTGGACCAGTTCAAGACGGCCGATGGTAGAACCTTGCTCGATGGTCAGGTGCAGAACCTAGTCGATGCTATGGCCTCCTTCGGCGTGCCGCCAGGTGGCGAGGGTAATCTTACGGCCGACCAACGTGATCAGTTGAATATGGTGATTGCGGCCAACTGGCAGTAA
- a CDS encoding HlyD family type I secretion periplasmic adaptor subunit, translating to MSAKRDLLNRYRQAWRHSWQNRKAMDAPARLNHEVQFLPAALALQEQPVHPAPRYTQWIIMAFAALTLLWACVGEIDVVATASGKIVPSGKSKVIQPSEVAVVKAIHVYDGQQVKIGDLLIELDTSQTRADVERLNGDLLAAQIDSARATALLEAIQTNASPASLAQLIPHASAEQQLAAQRWLQGQYLELQSTLEQSAAAIEQRSAEMQAAQSTVASLQQSLPITRELAADYKRLLDKQFVAKHAYLEKQQILLDQERELGTQQSRVRELSAAKKAAQSQQNSVIAQTRRAMLDLQHESEQRAAALTQELRKAQQRDSLRRLTAPVDGTVQQLAIHTNGGVVTEAQPLMVIVPSDQPVEVEAMLENKDIGFVRAGQTVEIKVETFSFTKYGVVDGIVISISNDAIEDEKLGLVYSARIQLKQDSIQVGANKIALSPGMAVRAEVKTDKRKVIDYFLSPLQQHAAESLDER from the coding sequence ATGAGCGCTAAACGTGACTTGCTTAACCGCTACCGCCAGGCCTGGCGACACTCCTGGCAAAACCGCAAAGCCATGGACGCGCCGGCGCGGCTAAACCACGAAGTGCAATTTCTGCCGGCTGCGTTGGCCTTGCAGGAACAGCCGGTGCATCCAGCGCCACGCTATACCCAATGGATCATCATGGCCTTTGCCGCCCTGACCCTGCTGTGGGCCTGTGTGGGCGAAATTGATGTGGTGGCCACAGCCAGTGGCAAGATCGTGCCCAGCGGTAAGAGCAAAGTTATCCAGCCCAGTGAAGTGGCCGTAGTCAAAGCCATTCACGTGTACGACGGGCAGCAAGTCAAAATCGGTGACCTGCTGATTGAGCTGGACACCAGTCAGACCCGCGCCGATGTCGAGCGCCTGAACGGCGACCTGCTTGCGGCCCAAATCGACAGTGCTCGCGCAACAGCCTTGCTTGAGGCGATTCAGACCAACGCGTCGCCCGCCAGCCTGGCGCAACTGATTCCCCATGCCAGCGCCGAACAGCAATTAGCGGCGCAGCGCTGGCTGCAAGGTCAATACCTAGAGCTGCAAAGCACCTTGGAGCAAAGCGCAGCCGCCATTGAGCAACGCAGTGCCGAAATGCAGGCGGCGCAAAGCACGGTGGCCTCGCTGCAGCAAAGTTTGCCGATCACTCGCGAACTGGCCGCCGACTACAAGCGTCTGCTCGACAAACAGTTTGTTGCCAAACATGCCTACCTGGAAAAGCAGCAGATCCTCCTCGATCAGGAGCGCGAGCTGGGCACCCAACAATCGCGCGTACGCGAACTCAGTGCTGCGAAAAAGGCCGCACAAAGCCAACAGAACAGTGTGATCGCGCAAACCCGCCGCGCCATGCTCGATCTGCAACACGAATCCGAACAACGCGCCGCTGCACTTACCCAGGAGCTTAGGAAGGCTCAACAACGCGACAGCCTAAGGCGCCTCACCGCCCCAGTAGACGGCACCGTGCAGCAACTGGCAATCCACACCAATGGCGGGGTAGTTACCGAAGCCCAGCCACTGATGGTCATCGTGCCCAGCGACCAGCCGGTGGAAGTGGAAGCCATGCTAGAGAACAAAGACATTGGCTTTGTGAGGGCAGGGCAAACCGTCGAGATCAAAGTCGAGACCTTCAGCTTCACCAAATACGGCGTGGTGGACGGCATCGTGATCAGCATCTCCAACGACGCCATCGAAGACGAGAAGCTGGGCTTGGTCTACAGCGCACGCATTCAACTGAAGCAGGACAGTATTCAGGTGGGGGCCAACAAGATCGCGCTGTCGCCGGGTATGGCGGTCAGGGCGGAAGTGAAGACGGATAAGAGGAAGGTTATCGATTACTTCCTAAGCCCCTTGCAACAGCACGCGGCGGAAAGTTTGGACGAGCGGTAG
- a CDS encoding type I secretion system permease/ATPase produces the protein MPEVFSEPAPLDTGLACLVMLARFHNVAASPEQLIHEYAEDGRLFGRTEVLLAAKKLGLKAKSARSSLSRLSHTPLPAIAADGDGRFFIIARLDDGKALIHDPQAQRPEVLSLEDLDARWTGELILIRSESSLAGDLARFDFSWFIPAIVKYRKLLGEVLLVSFVLNIFALLTPLFFQVVMDKVLVHRGLTTLDVIAIGLLGIMIFETVLSGLRSYVFAHTASRIDVELGSRLFRHLVTLPLAYFQARRVGDSVARVRELENIRSFLTGNSITLILDVLFSVVFIAVMFMYSSWLTLVVILSLPLYFIVSLLITPVLRARLNESFTRGAENQAFLVETINGIDTLKSMAVEPQINRKWDNQLAGYVAASFKTQTLSTIANESVGFIGKLVTVTTLWLGARLVVEGDLSVGQLIAFNMLAGRVSQPIMRLAQLWTNFQQTGVSVQRLGDILNTRTELSQDSRSALPPLRGDVEFDQVQFRYRPDGSEVLRGISLTIQAGEVIGVVGRSGSGKSTLTRLLQRLYTPERGRVLVDGMDLALADVSSLRRQIGVVLQDNMLFARSIRENIALVDPGTPIEAVMQAAKMAGAHEFILELPEGYDTVVGEHGASLSGGQRQRIAIARALIGNPRILIFDEATSALDYESERIIQQNMQAICKGRTVIIIAHRLSAVRDANRILVMDRGQIVEQGSHNELLTHQAGHYSRLHRLQHGGAA, from the coding sequence ATGCCAGAAGTCTTCTCCGAGCCAGCCCCGCTCGACACGGGCCTTGCCTGCCTAGTAATGCTTGCACGTTTCCACAACGTCGCTGCATCCCCCGAACAACTCATCCACGAATACGCCGAAGACGGCCGTCTGTTTGGTCGCACTGAGGTGCTCTTGGCGGCCAAGAAGCTTGGTTTAAAAGCCAAGTCTGCACGCAGCTCGCTGTCCCGCTTGAGCCATACACCGTTGCCGGCCATAGCCGCTGATGGCGATGGGCGCTTCTTTATCATCGCCCGCCTGGATGACGGTAAAGCACTGATCCATGACCCGCAGGCACAGCGGCCTGAAGTGTTGAGTCTCGAAGATCTGGACGCGCGCTGGACCGGCGAGTTGATCCTCATTCGTTCTGAGTCCTCGCTGGCTGGCGATCTGGCGCGTTTCGACTTCAGCTGGTTTATCCCGGCCATTGTTAAGTACCGCAAGCTGCTCGGCGAAGTGCTGCTGGTGTCGTTTGTCCTCAATATTTTTGCACTGCTCACGCCACTGTTCTTCCAGGTGGTGATGGACAAGGTGCTGGTGCACCGCGGCCTGACCACCTTGGACGTGATCGCAATTGGCCTGCTTGGCATCATGATCTTCGAGACCGTGCTCAGTGGCTTACGCAGCTATGTCTTCGCCCACACCGCCAGCCGCATTGATGTGGAACTGGGTTCGCGACTGTTCCGCCATCTGGTGACTTTGCCACTGGCCTATTTTCAGGCACGGCGGGTCGGTGATTCGGTTGCACGCGTACGCGAGCTGGAAAACATCCGTAGCTTCCTCACCGGCAACAGCATCACCCTGATTCTGGATGTGCTGTTCTCGGTGGTGTTTATTGCCGTGATGTTTATGTACAGCAGCTGGCTGACCCTGGTGGTGATTTTGTCGCTGCCGCTGTACTTCATTGTGTCGTTGCTGATCACGCCGGTGTTGCGGGCGCGCCTAAACGAGAGCTTTACCCGTGGCGCGGAAAACCAGGCCTTTCTGGTGGAAACCATAAACGGCATCGACACCCTCAAGTCGATGGCGGTGGAACCGCAGATCAACCGCAAATGGGACAACCAGTTGGCCGGTTATGTGGCCGCCAGCTTCAAGACTCAAACCCTTTCGACCATCGCCAATGAAAGTGTCGGCTTTATCGGGAAACTGGTAACCGTGACGACCCTATGGTTGGGCGCGCGCTTGGTGGTTGAGGGTGACCTGAGTGTCGGTCAGTTGATCGCCTTCAACATGCTCGCTGGCCGGGTGTCGCAACCCATCATGCGACTGGCTCAGTTGTGGACCAACTTCCAGCAGACTGGCGTTTCCGTGCAGCGCTTGGGCGACATTCTCAATACCCGTACAGAACTGTCTCAGGACTCGCGTAGCGCGCTGCCACCCTTGCGCGGCGATGTTGAGTTTGATCAAGTGCAGTTCCGCTATCGCCCCGATGGCTCGGAAGTGCTGCGCGGCATCAGCCTGACCATCCAAGCGGGTGAAGTGATTGGCGTGGTCGGCCGTTCCGGCTCCGGCAAAAGCACCCTGACAAGATTGCTGCAGCGCCTCTACACCCCCGAGCGGGGCCGCGTGCTGGTTGACGGCATGGATCTGGCCCTGGCCGATGTCTCCTCCCTGCGCCGGCAGATCGGCGTGGTGCTGCAAGACAACATGCTGTTCGCCCGCAGCATCCGCGAGAACATTGCCCTAGTTGACCCGGGCACCCCCATCGAAGCGGTGATGCAGGCGGCCAAGATGGCCGGTGCTCACGAGTTTATCCTGGAGCTGCCGGAAGGCTACGACACCGTAGTCGGTGAACACGGCGCCTCACTGTCCGGCGGTCAGCGCCAACGCATCGCCATCGCCCGCGCGCTGATCGGCAACCCGCGCATCCTGATCTTCGACGAAGCCACCAGTGCCTTGGACTACGAGTCCGAACGCATCATTCAGCAGAACATGCAGGCCATCTGCAAAGGCCGTACGGTGATCATCATCGCCCACCGGCTGTCTGCCGTACGCGACGCCAACCGCATCCTGGTGATGGACCGCGGCCAGATCGTCGAGCAAGGCAGCCATAACGAACTGCTGACTCATCAAGCGGGGCATTACTCGCGCTTACACCGCCTGCAACACGGCGGTGCCGCATGA